The sequence TGTTCCTTATTCTGACAATGACCTCGTGCACACCGAAAACTTTGTACTTGTAGATAAAAAGAAGCGAATTCGTGGATTTTATGACGGTACCGACCCTGAATCTATCGATAAATTACTTGAGGATATTAAAATTTTGGAGAAAGAAAATTAATAGAATCTTTCCTAAAATATTTAAAACTTTATTAAAGTAAGGCTCTGGTCGAATAATTCTGAATTCTTCATTCCCCATTCTAAATTAAATCCTTTACATTTGCCTTGTTTAAAATCAATCTAAATAAAAAGATGATTACAATCGCTTCATTAAAAAAAGGGCAACGCGGCATTATCAAGGAGTTTTCGGTAGATGTTGTTCCTCTAAAACTTTTGGAAATGGGCTGCCTTCCGGGCAATGAGGTTTCCTTGGTGCAAATAGCTCCTTTTAATGATCCTTTGTATCTAAACATCAATGGCAGTCACCTCGCCATTCGCAAGGAAACGGCTTGCTTGATTGAAATTGAATTGATATAATTTTAGTATAAAATCCGCTAGTTATTGAGTTCTTCGATGGACTCAGGATAAACTTAAGCCGAAATATGGCAAAACACATAAACGTTGCACTTATTGGAAACCCGAATACCGGTAAAACCTCTGTGTTTAACCGTCTTACCGGACTAAACCAAAAAGTAGGAAACTACCCTGGAATTACGGTTGAAAAGAAACAAGGCACCTGCAAATTTGGTCGCGCCTGCAAGGTTCATGTGCTGGATTTACCTGGAACTTATAGTTTGAATGCTTCATCCGTTGACGAAAATGTGGTGATTGAACTTCTTCTCAATAAAAATGATAAAGATTTTCCAGATGTGGCCGTTGTGGTTGCAGATATTGAAAACTTAAAGCGAAACCTGCTACTTTACACGCAAATTAAGGATTTAGGCATTCCAACAATTCTCGCAATAAATATGTCCGATAGGATGAAACGGAAAGCAATTTCGCTAGATGTTCTCTTGCTTGAAGAAAAATTAAAGACCAAGATTGCCCTTATAAGTTCACGAAAAAACTTGGGATTTGACTATTTAAAGGAATTGATTGAAGATTATAAACATCTTTCCACAAAACCAAGTTTGAACGCTTCCAGCATTTCTCCAGAATATTTTGATAGATTGCGAAAAGCCTTCCCAAATCAAGATCTTTACAAGCTTTGGCTCGTAATTACCCAAGACGTAAACTTCGGAAAATTGGATCGAAATGAGTTGAAGGGTGTAGCTTCATTTCAAACAGAATCTGTTAGTAATTTGAAGCGACTTCAGCAGAAGGAAACAGTGGCGCGTTATCAATTTATAAACGAAACTTTAAAAGGAACGCTTGAAATAGATACCGCAAACGCAAAAGATTTAAGAAGTCGTTTAGACCGTGTTTTAACACATAAAGTTTGGGGTTACGTTATTTTCTTTGGAATTCTTCTCTTGATTTTTCAAGCAATTTTCGATTGGAGCGCATACCCGATGGATTTTATTGATAGCTCGTTCGCTTCTTTAAGTGAATGGACTAAAAACACTTTGCCGCCAGGAGATTTTTCTAGTTTGATTGCTGAAGGAATTATTCCTGGTCTTGGAGGAATTGTAATTTTTATTCCGCAGATTGCGTTTCTTTTCCTTTTTATTTCAATTTTGGAAGAAACAGGTTATATGAGTAGGGTTGTCTTTTTGATGGACAAACTTATGCGCCGTTTTGGACTAAGTGGAAAGAGTGTAGTGCCGCTAGTAGCCGGAACAGCTTGCGCCATTCCCGCAATTATGGCCACTCGAAATATTGAAAACTGGAAGGAACGATTGATTACAATTTTGGTGACTCCTTTTACTACTTGTTCTGCTCGATTGCCGGTTTATTTAATAATTATTTCGCTGGTAATTCCAGACACTCGTGTTTTAGGAATTTTTAGTTTACAAGGCTTAACCTTAATGTTTATGTACGTATTGGGTTTTGGAGCAGCAATTTTTTCGGCTTATATTTTAGACAAAATTTTAAAAATCCGCTCTAAAAGCTTTTTCTTGGTTGAAATGCCAAACTACAAACTTCCACTTCCGAAGAATGTGATCATAACTGTAATTGAAAAAACCAAAGCTTTCGTTTTTGGTGCTGGTAAAATAATACTTGCAATCTCAATTATTCTTTGGGTTTTGGCATCTTATGGTCCGGGCGATTTTAATAATGCGGAAGAAATAATTCAAAAGGAATACGCGTTGCAAAATCTTTCTGAGGAAGATTTCACAATGCACGTAGATTCTTATAAACTAGAACATTCATACATTGGTCACGTTGGCCATGCCATTGAACCTGCAGTTAGACCATTAGGTTATGACTGGAAAATTGGAATTGCCATCGTAAGTTCTTTTGCTGCTAGAGAAGTATTCGTGGGAACACTTGCCACGATTTACAGCGTTGGGAGCGAAGATGAACAAACCATAAAAAGCCGAATGGCAGCAGAAATAAACCCAATTTTGGGCGGGCCGTTGTTTAATTTTGCGAGTGGCGTTTCGCTTTTATTGTTTTACGCCTTCGCGATGCAGTGTATGAGTACGCTTGCCATCGTAAAAAGAGAAACTAACACTTGGAAATGGCCAATGTGGCAATTAGTAGTAATGACTGCAATAGCCTATGTTTTGGCACTTGCGGCATACCAATTTTTGAAATAAATAAATTAATTATGCAAACAATATTAGTTTTAATAACATTTGTGCTCGCATTGGTATTTATGATAACAAAATTTGTTTGGAATCCTTTTGGAGCTGGTAAAAAAGCAAAACAGAACAAGCCTGGAGACCATTCAGATTGTAGCAGTTGTAGTTTTCATTGATTATAAACCGTGAAGTGTTTTGAAACATTCGCGCTATTTTTGTTTTGAACGTCTTTTGAGTATCTTTGTGCTATGCAAACTATTTTAGTTTTAATAACATTCTCCGTTGCAGCAGGCTTTTTGCTTAAAAAGTTTGTGTGGAATCCTATTTTTGAAGCGCGCCAAAACTCAAATGGCACGCTAGATGGCGGTAAAACCAAATGTGGCAAAAAAGATTGTGGTTGCCACTAAACTATTTATTTTTCTCTTCGCAAATCAATAATACATAGCCTTTATCTTTACCCGTACTTTCTGAAGTTGGATATGGATTTAAAGCCAATCCGTTGATTGAAAATTTTGTAGAACTAAATAAATTCGTGTTTTTTTCTTCGCCTTGCCTTACTTCACCAAAAGTCAAGGTTTTTTCCTCCGTTTTTCCTTCTGAAGTTATTTCAACTTTCACTCTTGCGCGACCTGCCCAGATACAAGTGACACCTGTAGGACAACGGGAATCTTCCAAAACTTCTAAAAATTTTATGGAAACTCCTTTAATAACAACGATTTCGCCTTGTGGAACTTTTACACCAATTTTAGGTGTTTCAGCGGAATCATTTTGCCCAAAAGCAAAGGTTGAAAAAAGAATTATAATTGCTAAAAGTGAATTTTTCATAATATTATAGTTTTCAATTTTAAAGATACTATAAAAAATAGTGCCAGAAAAAATGAGGCGATTTAAATAATTGTTAAGGCAAAGCGTTTATTAAACTATAAAGACTGGAATATTCACTTTGTGTCGAACGCTATCAACCGTAGTTCCAAACAATAAGTCTTTTAGTCCAGTATGTCCGTGACCGCCTAGAACCAGCAGGTCAAAATCTGCTGCATTCACAATTTTTGGAATATTCTTTTTAGGCGAGCCAAAGCCTAATTCTATAGAAACTTTATAGCCTTTTTCTTGTAGTTTTTCTTTATAAGTATTCAAAAATGCTTCATCACTGGCCGTTTCATAATCGTCAATTTCATCGCCATAAATCATTGCTCCTGGTGTTTCTACAATATGAATAAGGGTATATTCTGCGTCTTTACCACCAAGTTGAAGTGCGGCGGAAATGCTCTTTTCATCAGAAGTTGAAAAGTCAACTGAAACCGCAATATTTTTATAAGTAATTGGACCAATAAGCTCTTCTACTTTTGCATCCAGGATATGTGGCACCATTTTTCGCTTTTCAGATTTTACATCTTTTTCAGTCGTTTTAAAGGTTATATAGACTAGTAAAATTGCTGCTCCAATTGCTACTGGGATTACCAAAGTCCAAATGTAAATAGGGTTTTCCGCAGTGGCAAGCCACCCAATAATTTCATCATAAACGAGTTTTGCGTTTAAAGCTACAATTATTAAAGTAACCAGCCACGAAGCAATACGAAGCGGCCATTTGATGTGAAAACCATTCATCAGTTTTTTACTACTTACAAAATGGATTAAAGGGATTACTGCAAACCCAAGTTGTAAACTGAGTACAACTTGACTCAAAATCAGCAATTTACCAGTTCCGCTTTCGCCAAAATAAATTACAGTGAAAATTGCGGGAATAATAGCCAGCATACGTGTAATTAATCTACGAACCCACGGCTGGATTCGTAAATTTAAATGACCTTCCATAACAATCTGACCGGCAAGCGTACCTGTTAGTGTGCTACTTTGTCCAGCGGCTATTAATGCAATTGCGAAAAAAGTAGGAGCCAAGCTAGATCCTAAAAGTGGTTCCAAGAGGGCGTGAGCATCTTGTATTTCGGCAACTTCAAACATTCCATTTTTATGAAAAACGGCTGCTGCTAATATTAAAATAGCTGCATTCACAAAAAAGGCGAGATTCAGCGCAATTGCAGAATCTATAAAATTGAACTTCAATGCTTGTTTAATTCCTTTTTTGGTGCGTTCTATTTTTCGGGATTGCACCAAGGAAGAGTGTAAATAAAGGTTATGCGGCATTACTGTTGCCCCAATGATACCAATTGCAATATAAAGTGCAGCGCTGTTGGGCATTGAAGGAATAAACCCAGCCATAATATCACCAACGTCTGGTTTGGCCAGAAACATTTCAACAATAAAGGAACCGCCTATAATAAATATCAGTCCGATAATAAAAACTTCCATTTTTCGCATTCCTTTGTTTAAGAGAAAAAGAAGCAAAAAAGTGTCCAGCGCAGTAATTGTTACTCCCCATATCATGGGTATTCCAAAAAGAAGATTTAGACCAATAGCCATACCGATTACTTCGGCTAGATCACAAGCTACAATGGCGATTTCGGCAAGGATATAGAGCACGAAGTTTACAAAAGGATTATAGGCTTCACGAGAAGCTTGGGCTAAATCACGGCCTCGAACAACGCCTAAACGTGCGCAAAGACTTTGAAGGAGTAGCGCCATAATATTACTCATCAACAAAACCCAAATGAGCTGATACCCAAATTGGCTTCCACCAGCAATATCCGTTGCCCAGTTTCCTGGGTCCATATAGCCAACACTAACTAAATAGGCGGGACCAAGAAAAGCCAGCAACCTTTTCCAAGGGGTTTTTTTGCCTTGGGTTTCAATAGTTTCATGAACCTCTTCAAGTGATTTATGGTTTCTTCTGTCCATGATTATTCTTGAGTTTGCACGAATAAATTTTCGGCTATTTTATGTGAAACAAAGAACTGTTCATTTCCTACTTGAATAATCATAGAGCCATCAAAAAATTCTTTCCCTAAAACCCTTATTTTTGTACCGATGCTTATTTTCTTTTTATCTAAATATTGAAGAAATTCGGGACTAGATTCTTTTACACCTACGCAAACTCCAAGTTCATTTTTCTGGACTTCGGAAAGCAATTTCTTTTCAGTACGCTTTAAAACACCGTGTTTATCTGG comes from Aequorivita sublithincola DSM 14238 and encodes:
- a CDS encoding FeoA family protein, with translation MITIASLKKGQRGIIKEFSVDVVPLKLLEMGCLPGNEVSLVQIAPFNDPLYLNINGSHLAIRKETACLIEIELI
- the feoB gene encoding ferrous iron transport protein B produces the protein MAKHINVALIGNPNTGKTSVFNRLTGLNQKVGNYPGITVEKKQGTCKFGRACKVHVLDLPGTYSLNASSVDENVVIELLLNKNDKDFPDVAVVVADIENLKRNLLLYTQIKDLGIPTILAINMSDRMKRKAISLDVLLLEEKLKTKIALISSRKNLGFDYLKELIEDYKHLSTKPSLNASSISPEYFDRLRKAFPNQDLYKLWLVITQDVNFGKLDRNELKGVASFQTESVSNLKRLQQKETVARYQFINETLKGTLEIDTANAKDLRSRLDRVLTHKVWGYVIFFGILLLIFQAIFDWSAYPMDFIDSSFASLSEWTKNTLPPGDFSSLIAEGIIPGLGGIVIFIPQIAFLFLFISILEETGYMSRVVFLMDKLMRRFGLSGKSVVPLVAGTACAIPAIMATRNIENWKERLITILVTPFTTCSARLPVYLIIISLVIPDTRVLGIFSLQGLTLMFMYVLGFGAAIFSAYILDKILKIRSKSFFLVEMPNYKLPLPKNVIITVIEKTKAFVFGAGKIILAISIILWVLASYGPGDFNNAEEIIQKEYALQNLSEEDFTMHVDSYKLEHSYIGHVGHAIEPAVRPLGYDWKIGIAIVSSFAAREVFVGTLATIYSVGSEDEQTIKSRMAAEINPILGGPLFNFASGVSLLLFYAFAMQCMSTLAIVKRETNTWKWPMWQLVVMTAIAYVLALAAYQFLK
- a CDS encoding Nramp family divalent metal transporter, with translation MDRRNHKSLEEVHETIETQGKKTPWKRLLAFLGPAYLVSVGYMDPGNWATDIAGGSQFGYQLIWVLLMSNIMALLLQSLCARLGVVRGRDLAQASREAYNPFVNFVLYILAEIAIVACDLAEVIGMAIGLNLLFGIPMIWGVTITALDTFLLLFLLNKGMRKMEVFIIGLIFIIGGSFIVEMFLAKPDVGDIMAGFIPSMPNSAALYIAIGIIGATVMPHNLYLHSSLVQSRKIERTKKGIKQALKFNFIDSAIALNLAFFVNAAILILAAAVFHKNGMFEVAEIQDAHALLEPLLGSSLAPTFFAIALIAAGQSSTLTGTLAGQIVMEGHLNLRIQPWVRRLITRMLAIIPAIFTVIYFGESGTGKLLILSQVVLSLQLGFAVIPLIHFVSSKKLMNGFHIKWPLRIASWLVTLIIVALNAKLVYDEIIGWLATAENPIYIWTLVIPVAIGAAILLVYITFKTTEKDVKSEKRKMVPHILDAKVEELIGPITYKNIAVSVDFSTSDEKSISAALQLGGKDAEYTLIHIVETPGAMIYGDEIDDYETASDEAFLNTYKEKLQEKGYKVSIELGFGSPKKNIPKIVNAADFDLLVLGGHGHTGLKDLLFGTTVDSVRHKVNIPVFIV